TTCCAGGATATTGCAAATTGATTCCATTTTAGATGTCAAACTTCATTAACGAAAACATTAAATTAGTGTTGCTCCCTGCTAAAACTTCTAAACTCATTTGCATTGTACATTCCAACTGATTGCTGGTGTGATAGTAAAGTAGTTACAATTTGTAGCATAAAAGATTTCCTGAAGTGTGTCCTTGGGGTTTATACAGAAACTCGGAGTGTTGATTTCAGCGTTCCAGCATCATATTATAATATAGTGGAAGAAGACATTTCCATCAATATATCAACTATCTAGTAGTTATCCGTAcattaaaaaaagcaaaaaactgATGTTTGATATGCTGCATCCCACTAAAAGTTTCGAGTCTCTGTTCAGGTGATGTTTCATGTAGCGAAGAAGTTCAACGTGGAATTCCTATTCTGAAAGCAGCATATGGGGACAGCTTGCACAAGGTGCTGCATGTCGGTCCAGATGCTTGTTCCACTGTTTCCAGATTGTTAAGAGAGGAGGAGACCGATGCTTGGGGCGTTGAGCCATATGATATAGAGGATGCTGATCGGAAGTGCAAGAGAATGGTGCAAAGCGGCCTCGTCCGAGTGGCTGATATAAAGTTTTTACTTCCCTACAGGGCAAAGTCATTTTCTCTTGTGATTGTGTCGGACGTACTGGATTACTTGTCTCCAAAGTATCTGAATAGGACTATTCCTGAACTTGCGAGGGTGTCATCCAGCGGCCTTGTCATTTTCACTGGTAAGAGAAACATCCTACGCTTTAGACTTACTCTTTCACCAGATCCAGTAAATTTTGCTAGTTTAGAAGATACAAGCCTTATCCCGCTAGGCTGCTACCTGAATGTATTTCTCCCACACAATTGCGACGAATTGTGTATGCAAGAATTCCATAAATTGTGGAAAGCTTCTTTATCGTTGTTCTGACAGCGTTACTGAACTTGTTTCTCAAACTTTAACTTTGCACATTTGTAGGATACCCACGTAATGTCAAAGCTAAAGCAAACAGACACGGAAATTCGGTAACCCATTTTCATTTCACATAACAGTGGATATTGGATTTTGTTCAAGGAGAGGAAAATGATCAAGTGCAGtgcaacaaaaaaaatttggttCATATTTTGTCACCAAATAGTTCAAATAGAAAAACCAGAGATTTATATATGGTGTTGCTGTCAAAGAATATATAAGGAACAACAAAATGACAATCAGAAGAGATGGCTTTGATCAAACTTTCATTGAAACCTCTCTTCTCCAACAGGTTAAGTTGAGGAGCGCGAACTGGTGGGGCGAATATTTTGATCATCTGAGCTTAGAGGAGAATGAAGACATGGCTAAGAAGTTCGAGAAAGCTGCAGAAAAAATGTCGCACATCCCACATTGCCAAATTTTCCATCTCAAGCCATACAACTGATATCGGAATAGAAGCGCGTTTTTTGGAATCTCTTTCCTTTATTTATAACGAAAAGCCGACTAACATCCACTGTCCTATCCCTTAGTATCTTGATATCTCTTGTTTAATTCTATTGGGAATCTGAGAATCTGAGGTAAATGGAACACATATATAGTTATTGTAATTAGATATTATATGTTCATTCAGCAAACTACAGTTTATATAATGCCATAATGGTATATTATTACATTCGTCCATTGGCTTTGAAATTTGTCAATTGTATCTAAACCTTTAGAAATCATATTGATGGGATATGATTGATTGCTAAGTAATTAGCAATCCAAAATTAAGAATAATTTTTAACTATTAGATTAtgagatctagtggttgatataatgccaagtggattatattttaaatttaaataattattaaataaaattaaagagtattaatgtcaattctcttttattaaaattatcctaactttaaatttacgtaactctctcgatttaaattattttttcccaaaaaatatatcaaattaaagaaacTTTTATTAGGATTCCAACGAggtctcaattgcatatgttccgacgatgttTGGATTATGAAATtagatgatttttatttcagttttcgtatatgttgataagtagattttttttatcaacaaatacataaaataaaaatctcaatataatgcatataaaatctcaatataatgtatgtaaaatctcaataaaactgtgttatattttcgtgtacttgtATTGAAATACTCATGTGTGTTGATATCAGTGGACGCATGAATTTTACACATAATCGGAGAAAAATGAGAaatacaaagaaaataaacaagaATTAAAAGAAATACCACTCTTTGGAATAGAACTCAGGGCGGTAGGTTTTTAGCCCAACTACCAAACCACTTGAGCTAATACTATAACAACTAATTCcatatgtattttatatagatAAGTTCAAAATTGGTGGGGGTTCCAGTGGTCCCCCATTCAACCACGTAGCTCTGCTACtggttgatatttgtaatacactaatttgatataaaataaacatgaaaattatgatatgataactGAATTATGATCTTAcctttttgttgttattttgtctactatttattggaATTCGTAaaatttaatctcatccactcattttaaaatctaagagtagagatttggtcttgattttggATTTATGATGCTATAAGTAATAAAAGAGGACATTGATTATATTATCatcttatttattaattttattcccatctaatttttttatcaatttttccaATCCGTTTGACAACTATCAAAAACCTAAAATTCAAGTGAATACACCATAATGTCACCGCTCCATCCTAGAAATGAAATCCAAATGATAAAATTTACATTGATAgagaattaataatttaaaaagacTGAAATATAAGTAATACAATTGTTAAAAGGATGGGACAAAAATTGACATTTTCATAAATTGGATATACGTAAGATATTAGAATAGATTCAATCATTAACCCAAATATATCTTGTTTATTTTCAACTCTCCCCTCGTAAATTATATGGCACAAAACGACGTCATTATTTAGTCATGTCACTTTGAAAAAATCTATAGAGCATTAATTTGGaatatattttcaatatttcatACATCAAATTAAAGCTTTTTTTGGGATCTTTAAAACAAGATGTATAATTCaaatacaagaaaataaaaaagagagagaaaaaagagatGACAGTTAAAACGGTTTGCCAGCATCATTCCGATCCGCTTAACTCTCCCTCACTTTCTCTTTCTCTAGTGCAGTTTCCAAATCTCATTCTTTTCCCTTTCCTCCCAATTCATCCACATTTTTTGCTCCCCACACAAACCTAGCTATCTCATGTATGACTGAATTGAATTTTGTTATGAAGATTGGATGCATTTTTGGATCTTAAAGAAGGAGAGAGATGAACGTTGGTGGTCTCTTGGCTTCTGTGGGTGTGAATAGTGTTGTGTGTTTGGGCGTTTTCTCTTTGTATTCCGTGCTAAGAAAGCAGCCACACTTTGTGTCTGTCTACTTTGGGCACAAGCTTGCTCGAGCCAGATCCAAGCGCCATGACCCCTTTTGGCTGGCGCGGCTCGTCCCCTCCGCCAGCTGGGTCGTCAAGGCGTATAACGCCACCGAGGACGAGCTCTACGTCGCCGGGGGCGTCGACGCCGTCGTCTTTCTGCGCGCCGTCGTCTTCAGGTGATGAAATAGTGTCGCCTGTGGCGGTGTTCGGTTTGGTGGATTATATGAAATTGAGTTTTATGAATATTGTTCGGTTGGATAGATATGGCCTCTGTCTTTAGGTGAAAAAATAGTATTGTCGATGGATTACATGAAATTGAGTTTTATGAATACTCCTCTATTAGGTGGATGGGACCCAATATTTGATCTTAGGACTATGTTACAAGTCTTGGCTTTACCTATGAGGAAATTAATCTCGGGCGATCCTAGAGAAAGTTAATTTTAAGCAATCGAATTGAATACCACATGATGTTTTATACTCCCTATGCCTGCAATACAAAGTCTCACTTTGACTCGGTAAGAGTTTTAAGAACGGGAAGAAAAATGAGCTAGAAAAGTTAGTAGAGTGCGAGTCTCACTTTTACATAATATAGTGGAATATTTTACTAGAATATGCTGGGCTCGGAGGAAATGTGAAATAGTAGTTTTAATTACGGACTTCTGTTTGTGGTAAATTGAGACTttattttgtggacggagggggAAAGAGTATAATAaattgtttgtgtttttttgtaTATGAGTATGAACACCTATTTCAATTTGTTTTGATTTGTGCAGTATCAAATTGTTCACTGTTGCTTCTGTCATATGCTTGGTATTTGTTCTCCCTCTTAATTATTTTGGAAAAGAAATGGAGCACAAGGAAATCAGAGAAGAGCTTTTGACCGTCTTCACCATTGGGAATGTCCAAAGAGGATCAGAATGGTATGGAAAACTTTTGGTATTAATATTTGTTGTGATATTCACATATGAATTGTCCGCATAAAAGATGTGAAGTAAAAGCGATCAATTTAAATGCCTAATGAGTAACTCTTCCCATCCGTAATTGGTTAGGGATGAGACCTAGGGTTTTGTTGATCACTTTTCGCGTATCAGATATACTTCAATGAATGTGGTTGCGTGAAATCTAATActgtttttctctcttttacagGTTAGGGTTCCATTGTTTTGTATTGCATATCATAACTATATGTGCATGTTTCTTTCTTTACTCTGTAAGTactttcttattcttttttgaCTTTTGGTTCTTGGAAACTAAATCTTCCGTCTCATTGAAGATgtccaacttttttttttcatatctagactaaaatttgtctattttctctcctcttaaaaatatttttctctctattttagtACAACCAACAAATTCCACCTAAATCTCATgctattaaaaaaattagtcaTCGTGACCTATATATATCCATGAATCCTTGTTCAGGAATTCAAGCACATCATGAAGATGAGACTGAACCACATCAATTCACCACTTCACAGTGCTAGTCAGTTTACCGTAGTTGTCCGAGCAATCCCATGGATAGACCAAGAATCTTACAGTGATACTCTAACCAGATTCTTCACAGATACCTATTCAACAAGCTATCTATCTCATCAAATGGTTTATGAGAAGAGTGCAATCCAGAAATTGATGGTACTACCGATCCTATATTAAATGCAGAAATTTATTTATACTATCTAATGGTTTATGTTTGTGTTTCATGCTATATGTTTAGAGTGATGCTGAGAGGATGTACAAGATACTGAAAAGCGTACACATGGAAAGACGATATGTGAAACGACTACTGAGATGTGGGTTTTGTGGAGGCAATAATAATGCTTCACAAGAAATGAAGGAACTTTCTGATGAGTCTAAAAGTATTACACAAGAGGAAACCTTCCTTGATGATTCAGATGTGagaataaattcattttttaatttatatatgcGCTTTCGTAAATATCATGATATATGCACCTTAGAGGATCTCTATGACGATGAAACACAACTTAGTAGGTAAGACAATTCTTATCCAACCATTAGGTCGGAGGATTAATAGATAAGGGGTTTCTACGAGCACTAAATGAGATGCTAGTACTTTTTAGGTTTAGTGAGTTACGTTCTAAATGCAAAATGATAATAGTATTGTTTGATATATGTATTTATATAGTTTAAATAAAGACGTGACATGCACTAAACTTATAAGTCACTTGCATTGAATTCAACGGTCTGCAAATATTGCAAATTCGTGATATATATTGATAGTTTGATACATGCAAGTGATTTATGGATTTGATGCAAATGAATTAGAAGTTTAGTGCAAGATTTAAATGATCTACGTTTTTGAATTTTACGGTTCATGGACTAAACTTATAAGTCACTTGCATTGAATTCCACACTGCAAATATTGCGAATTTGTGATATTAATTCAGTGCAAGTGACTTATAAGTTTGATGCAAGAATTTCCacagttctcacgttttgtgtacGTATAGGAGTGTGGAGCAGCGCTTGTTTTCTTCAGGACTCGATATGCTGCATTGGTTGCTTCGGAGGCTCTTCAAACGCAGAATCCGATGGCATGGGTAACAGATGCAGCTCCTGAACCACGCGACATGTTTTGGGCTAATCTCTGTGTCTCCTACCAAAGCCTTTGGATCCGAAAGATTATAGTTGTTTTCGCCTCCTTCTTCTTCGTCACTTTCTTCCTCGTTCCTGTCGTCTTTACACAGTCTCTTGTCCATCTTGATACACTAACCCAGTTTCTACCGTTCTTGGAGAAAGCTGTAGGGAGGTAAATACTCCCTCTAAACCGACGTTGCACTATTGTTTGGCCTGCCTAATATCTGAGATATTGCAGGGTTGTATTGGAACAGCTGGTGACTGGATATCTCCCTAGTGTTATATTAACACTCTTTCTATACATGGTGCCGCCGGTTATGTACGTATTCTCAACGTTGGAGGGAGTGATATCGCGCAGCGAGAGGAAGAGAAGTGCATGCATCAAAGTTGTATACTTCGTGATATGGAATGTCTTCTTTGCCAATATCTTGACCGAGGCTGCCATCGTCCATTACCAGATCTCCATTCTCAAGCTCGGAGACTACAAAAACATACCCGCTTTGCTCGCCAAAGCCGTCCCCTCAACAGtactcctctctctctttcacgTTGCCTTCTTTTTAGTTGCAAATTTATCATTACAACCTTCGAGCCATGAAAATGTCCAAATTTCTTGTCATGGCATTATATCAATATCTTTGCGACAAAACTACTTAAAAACATTAAAGCTCGATTTGTTTATTTTCTCAGGCGACCTTCTTCATGACCTACTGTCTAACATCCGGGTGGGCGAGCTTAGCATGCGAGCTGATTCAGGTCGTCCCTCTTCTCTCCAACGTGGTCAGTCGATACATTCTCAAAAACAACAGCGAGTCCTCCACCTCGAACCCCTTTTCGTTCCCTTACCACACAGAAGTTCCTCGAGTTCTTCTGTTTGGTCTGCTTGGCATCACATGCTGCACCTTGGCCCCGCTCATCCTGCCATTTGTGCTCGTCTACTTCGTCCTCGCCTTCCTCGTCTACCGCAACCAGATACTGAACGTGTACGTTATGAAGTACGACAGTGGCGGCCAGTACTGGCCGATtgttcacaacacagccatattcTCCCTCGTGCTGATGCAGGTCATAGCTCTTGGTGTGTTTGGGATCAAAGACGCACCGGGGCCTTCCACTTTCACTTTCCCTCTCATCGTTCTCACTCTCCTCTTTAACCAGTTCTGCAGGCAGAGGTTTCTTCCCGTCTTCTTTCGAACTCCGGCTAAGGTAATTAATCAATTCACGTCTTAcgattttttttgaattttcttgattttaggCAAAAAAAACAGCCGGTTATGGTTCCAAAATTCAGAACCGGACCTATATAACTGGCTAGTTCCGGTTCAGGCTAtgaaccagaaccagaaccggaaccggaaccatcAGTCCGGTTCTGGGCTGAACCGATGGTTCGGTTTGAACTAGGCATCTATTGATGGTGTCATTGTAAAAACATCATTTTTACACTAAAACTACCAACCTTAATGTATAGAGAAACTGCACTTAACGTTAAGGTGACTGGATTTTCGTGGTCTTGTGATTGCGTCCCTGCTGGGAATTCGAACTCAGGACCACGAAAATGTTCTTTATAAATTAAGTGCAAGTATAATTTTTTACATTGAATGAGGTTTTTATATGCTATTTATTCTTATTGaaaagaatttttcaaaatGGTCAATTAAAAGTATTGTATTACCCTTATTTCAACTTCTTGGTTGTGAATTGTAAGCAAAATGCAATTAATTTAGTTTTGCATATTGTAATGATTAAAGAAATGGTTATATTTTGGCCTACATGCATTGGTTTAAACCTGATTCATGACTAAAAAGTGATGTAATCTTCAATTATAACCAAAATATGAGTAAGAATGTTTATGAAGTACAAGTCGATATTAGATTAGTCTAActcttttttctttaaaatgcaGAGTGTTATTGAAATGGACCGAGTAGATGAGCAAAGTGGGCAAATGGAAGATATCCACCAAAGTTTGCTAACAGCATACTCTCAGTACAAATCCAAGAGTGGGAGATGGGGTAGTAGAAAGTTTGGGGAGATGAGTAGGTCTAATTCTGCACATGATACAGCTGAGATGGGAGATATTTCTCATGCTTGATCATCGACAATTTTCCGCTGGTAAATCTGTCGATGGGTAATTTTCCGTTGGTAAATCGcgtgttttttttgtagtgcTTGTTTCCATTTGAAAGGAAATCCACATGTAGATTAATAATTGCACTACTGGGCACATTTGATTGATTGATAGATATAGAGAAATGTACCATTTCAAATTTATGGTGTTTTTGTTTGGATTGAAGCTAAGTTTTGATCGATTTCATTATGAAAGGATCGAtgcatgttttgttttcattttcaatatTGAAAAAGTCTCAAACAGCACAAACAGTGATTGGGCAAAGTTCCAACAACCACCAACAAAATGAAAGTCTAATGCATTGTTTGTGTCGTTTGAGACTTTCCCACTACAACAATTTTATCTTGTAAGGACATAAAATTAGATATGCGATTATAATAATCAAAATTGAGGTTGCGAAGAAAAGCTTCCTTATGTTGAGGACCTAATTGTCAACTAGAATCTAGAAATTTACATACAAATTGTCccaaaaatattaacaataaaataattattatacgtGCCTAAGACCCTAAGCACGAGGCCCACACATGATAAACTGAAAGATACCACTGAAATTCCAGAGAATTAAGTAACACAAATTCTCATTTTATAGATTCTCCATGATTTTCTGTGTGGGTCAGATCAGATAAACTATTTATAATTCCAAGAATTAAGGTCAAGACAAAAGAATAATGCCCAAATTAGGGTCAGCTTCTTCTTTTTGGAAACAGAATAATCATAACTAGTAACATTTCTTTTAACCTTAAATAATCACAGTTTTTTCTGCAAAATTCTATTCCACTGAAATTCCAGATAATTAAGTAACACAAATAATCACAGTTTTTTCTGCAAAATTATATGCCATGCAGCCTCTAATTTTGTCCTTAAACGACAACAATTCTCAGAGAATATTCTCATAATCCTAGTGAGTGTCAAAATCATCAATTAAATTGCTGACTGtaaatataaattgaaaattaaaaatcacaagGGCTTTCAAATTTGTCGTAATTTGGAAGATAAATCCATTTTGTCATCAATAATATAGTATTATGGAATTTGACAGAATGTCCCCTTCTGAATAAAGCCAATCTTTAAAAGAAATTGGTTTTATTCTCGAGGCTTTATCTGATGTGCTGCTTCTTGTTGGACGATATTCCTCACAACTTTACAGAAACTAAGGgaattcaataatttatttataaaattgctTTATGTCATTGATTGATAATTGagttaaaaataattttgtagTACCATCTTGTTGtcccttttattttattccgtGTCTGCTAATAACGTGCTTTTTAGAGTTGAATGGGTGCTATTTTATTTCATGACAAGATTAATTACTTGCATTACTTTCATTCAAATTTTGTAATACTATAATAACAAGACTACTTGCATTACTTTCTTTCCTGGTTAATAATACTATAATCTTCTATATTCCAAACCAATCAAAATACTCCACTAGATCAACATAAGATAagatataactattttttttatcccGACCACCCCTGCTCATTTTTATACAAAAGAAATAATTATCTAAAAAAATTGACTAGCAAAAAGGTAACATAATATTGACATAAGTAAGTTAGGGTTTAAATTTTAAAAGCGGTTAAGAACATACATGCATAGTAGTATTAACATTAATAAGTTAGGGTTTAGAATTGGTGCTTAACATAagcaattaaattaattatgttatGAGGTTGCATAATATATGATTACCTTGCGTGGTAGAAAATTGCTAATTAGTTAttagtcttttttttatttgattttccataatctttaattagttattagtccatatacacaatatatgTAGTAATGATATCGATAATGAAATAGAAATATAAAACCTAGCGTCAGATTAAAGTTGTGTGGTTTAAATGAGGCCCATGTACTTAGATTATGATTGGTAGCCCTAGTTATTACCAAGGACAAAATTTATGTTTATAAAAGTAGAAGACAAGGATTCCAATTATATAACGAATTAACAAGTACTATATATTGATAAGTGATGTGGAAATATGTGGCGAATCCAAAATATAGTTTCGTTTCTTAAAAATTTTATTGGGTGAAAACGATTTGCAGCATGAGATCCCCGAAGAGATAGGGTGAAGAGTGTTTTTGGCTCTAGTAAGAGGtaaattaatttgtaattttaccACGTTAAGTCTTTTTTAATCCCAAAACAACTTCGTTTTA
This sequence is a window from Salvia splendens isolate huo1 chromosome 14, SspV2, whole genome shotgun sequence. Protein-coding genes within it:
- the LOC121764755 gene encoding probable pectin methylesterase CGR3; translated protein: MKVWRRPVNPARRPSESEAASFASHLHSRSRPPPYLSIALLILGAILVIGYLRVGQDALGSKLALSWAQGDVSCSEEVQRGIPILKAAYGDSLHKVLHVGPDACSTVSRLLREEETDAWGVEPYDIEDADRKCKRMVQSGLVRVADIKFLLPYRAKSFSLVIVSDVLDYLSPKYLNRTIPELARVSSSGLVIFTGYPRNVKAKANRHGNSVKLRSANWWGEYFDHLSLEENEDMAKKFEKAAEKMSHIPHCQIFHLKPYN
- the LOC121764727 gene encoding CSC1-like protein RXW8 — translated: MNVGGLLASVGVNSVVCLGVFSLYSVLRKQPHFVSVYFGHKLARARSKRHDPFWLARLVPSASWVVKAYNATEDELYVAGGVDAVVFLRAVVFSIKLFTVASVICLVFVLPLNYFGKEMEHKEIREELLTVFTIGNVQRGSEWLGFHCFVLHIITICACFFLYSEFKHIMKMRLNHINSPLHSASQFTVVVRAIPWIDQESYSDTLTRFFTDTYSTSYLSHQMVYEKSAIQKLMSDAERMYKILKSVHMERRYVKRLLRCGFCGGNNNASQEMKELSDESKSITQEETFLDDSDECGAALVFFRTRYAALVASEALQTQNPMAWVTDAAPEPRDMFWANLCVSYQSLWIRKIIVVFASFFFVTFFLVPVVFTQSLVHLDTLTQFLPFLEKAVGRVVLEQLVTGYLPSVILTLFLYMVPPVMYVFSTLEGVISRSERKRSACIKVVYFVIWNVFFANILTEAAIVHYQISILKLGDYKNIPALLAKAVPSTATFFMTYCLTSGWASLACELIQVVPLLSNVVSRYILKNNSESSTSNPFSFPYHTEVPRVLLFGLLGITCCTLAPLILPFVLVYFVLAFLVYRNQILNVYVMKYDSGGQYWPIVHNTAIFSLVLMQVIALGVFGIKDAPGPSTFTFPLIVLTLLFNQFCRQRFLPVFFRTPAKSVIEMDRVDEQSGQMEDIHQSLLTAYSQYKSKSGRWGSRKFGEMSRSNSAHDTAEMGDISHA